In a single window of the Leptospira sanjuanensis genome:
- the tnpA gene encoding IS66 family insertion sequence element accessory protein TnpA, which yields MKKTKIDWPKEFDDFSKSGLSQPQYCKERHLKYTTFRYHWERRSKHSEKNDFVEIPPSSTNSQSLVEAEFLTLKIDTSGKASLQVNVQFSLGRWS from the coding sequence ATGAAAAAAACGAAAATAGATTGGCCCAAAGAGTTTGATGACTTTTCAAAGAGTGGACTTTCCCAGCCTCAGTATTGTAAAGAAAGACACCTCAAATACACGACGTTTCGATATCATTGGGAGAGACGTTCTAAGCATTCAGAGAAGAACGACTTTGTAGAAATTCCTCCTTCCTCGACAAATTCTCAGTCATTGGTAGAAGCCGAATTTTTGACCCTAAAGATAGATACGTCGGGGAAGGCATCGCTCCAAGTAAACGTTCAGTTTAGTTTAGGACGATGGAGTTAA
- the tnpB gene encoding IS66 family insertion sequence element accessory protein TnpB (TnpB, as the term is used for proteins encoded by IS66 family insertion elements, is considered an accessory protein, since TnpC, encoded by a neighboring gene, is a DDE family transposase.) — translation MELNPGNRKVYLRPGATDLRKSINTLSVIVEGKMKKDPYSASVFLFCNRKKDKLKMLYWDKSGFCLWQKRLEESKFPWPNSEEEVHKIPVERFHWLLNGIDFFKEHKKLKYKNVS, via the coding sequence ATGGAGTTAAATCCCGGAAACAGAAAAGTGTATCTTCGACCTGGGGCGACGGATTTAAGGAAATCGATCAATACGCTCTCTGTAATCGTAGAAGGAAAGATGAAAAAAGATCCGTATTCGGCGAGCGTCTTTCTCTTCTGCAATCGCAAGAAAGATAAACTGAAGATGCTCTACTGGGATAAGAGCGGGTTTTGCCTTTGGCAGAAGAGACTGGAAGAGAGTAAATTCCCGTGGCCGAACTCAGAGGAGGAAGTGCATAAAATACCCGTTGAAAGGTTTCATTGGCTATTGAATGGGATCGATTTTTTCAAAGAGCACAAGAAACTAAAATACAAGAATGTCAGTTGA
- a CDS encoding IS3 family transposase (programmed frameshift) — protein MNNTIINDPVTVITSVQRRRRWSSKDKEQIVKETFEPGNSVSLVARKYNIAASQLFQWRRFMENGASKGIENEENLVPESEYKKLEQRIKNLERLLGRKTEENEILKEAVILARKKKTDLAKAIGRNRRFPMSRIATALGVSRSIFNYKNRVREKKHSISEFKEHILQTIKDVCHDRPTYGYPRITAIVNRINRNKDLPRVNHKRIYRIMKEQNLLLQRNVPRLKRTHEGKIITLKSNVRWCSDILGIRCWDGRLIWLAFVMDCHDREIISYISSTIGIDGQMIRDMLLEAKEQRFGDSKVSSTQFLSDNGPQYTSFATMAFIETLGFEVCHTPAYSPESNGMAEAFVKTFKRDYAYVNRLNHAEEVMLKIHNWIDDYNSFAPHKGLKMMSPKEFIEKELTLAV, from the exons ATGAATAATACTATTATTAATGACCCGGTTACTGTAATCACATCGGTTCAACGAAGAAGAAGATGGTCTTCAAAGGACAAAGAACAGATAGTAAAAGAGACCTTTGAACCAGGAAATTCAGTTTCTTTAGTGGCGAGAAAGTATAATATAGCCGCCAGTCAGCTTTTTCAGTGGAGGCGGTTTATGGAAAACGGCGCAAGCAAAGGAATCGAGAATGAAGAGAACTTGGTCCCAGAATCAGAGTATAAAAAGCTCGAACAGAGAATTAAGAATTTGGAACGCCTTCTCGGAAGAAAGACCGAAGAGAACGAGATTCTCAAAGAAGCTGTCATTCTTGCTCGTA AAAAAAAAACTGATCTCGCAAAAGCCATTGGAAGGAATCGAAGGTTTCCAATGAGTAGAATTGCTACCGCATTAGGCGTTTCTCGGTCGATTTTTAACTACAAGAATCGCGTGCGCGAGAAAAAACATTCGATCAGCGAATTCAAAGAACATATCTTGCAAACGATTAAAGATGTCTGCCATGATAGACCTACCTACGGATATCCAAGAATTACAGCGATCGTCAATCGGATCAATAGAAACAAGGATTTGCCACGAGTGAATCACAAGCGGATTTACCGAATCATGAAGGAACAAAATCTACTTTTACAAAGGAATGTTCCAAGGTTAAAACGGACCCATGAAGGGAAAATCATCACATTAAAAAGCAATGTAAGATGGTGTTCCGATATTTTAGGAATACGCTGTTGGGACGGTAGGCTTATTTGGTTGGCCTTTGTTATGGATTGCCATGACAGAGAAATTATAAGTTATATTTCCTCAACGATTGGCATTGACGGTCAGATGATTCGAGATATGCTTCTTGAGGCAAAGGAGCAACGATTCGGCGATTCCAAAGTTTCTTCGACGCAGTTCCTATCCGACAACGGTCCTCAATATACTTCTTTTGCCACTATGGCTTTTATTGAAACCTTGGGATTTGAAGTCTGTCATACCCCTGCTTATTCTCCAGAGAGCAACGGAATGGCCGAAGCCTTTGTGAAAACATTCAAAAGAGATTATGCTTATGTGAATCGCCTAAACCATGCTGAAGAAGTTATGCTGAAAATACACAATTGGATTGACGACTACAATTCCTTTGCACCACATAAAGGATTGAAAATGATGTCGCCAAAAGAATTTATCGAAAAAGAGCTAACATTGGCTGTATGA